One stretch of Prionailurus viverrinus isolate Anna chromosome C1, UM_Priviv_1.0, whole genome shotgun sequence DNA includes these proteins:
- the LOC125172542 gene encoding 60S ribosomal protein L37-like — protein MTKGTSSFGKCRNKTHTLCRRCGSKACHLQKSTCGKCGYPATWKRKYNCSAKAKRRNTTGTGRMRHLKIVYRRFRHGFREGTTPKPKRGAVAASSSS, from the coding sequence ATGACGAAGGGGACGTCATCGTTTGGAAAGTGTCGCAATAAGACGCACACGTTGTGCCGCCGCTGTGGCTCGAAGGCCTGCCACCTTCAGAAGTCGACCTGTGGCAAATGTGGCTATCCTGCCACGTGGAAGAGAAAGTATAACTGCAGTGCCAAGGCTAAAAGAAGAAATACCACTGGGACCGGTCGAATGAGGCACCTAAAAATTGTATACCGCAGATTCAGGCATGGATTCCGTGAAGGAACAACGCCTAAACCCAAGAGGGGAGCTGTTGCAGCATCCAGTTCATCTTAG